A segment of the Rhizobium sp. ZPR4 genome:
TCTACGCCAAGAATGACGGGTTGAGGATCACCGACCTGCATCAGGGCATCGTCTGGGGCACGCATACGGAGCAGACACGAAGACACGAACAATTGATCAACCGGTTCGACTACGACGGCGATTACGGCACGGTGCTCAACCGCTTCCTCATCCAGGCGGCGATCGGCTATCCCTTGACCGTGCATGGCACCGGTGGCCAGACCCGCGCCTTCATCCATATCCAGGATTCCGTGCGCTGCATCGAGCTGGCCCTGAAGAACCCACCAGTGCGCGGCGCCCGCGTCGAAATCTTCAACCAGATGACGGAAACGCATCGCGTGCGCGATCTTGCCGATATGATCGCCAAGATGAGCGGCGCGGAAGTCGTCCGCCTGCCCAACCCGCGCAAGGAAGCCCCGGAGAACGAACTGATCGTCAAGAACGACAAGTTCCTCGATCTCGGCCTGGCACCGATTACGCTGCAGGCGGGCCTCCTCGGTGAAATCGTCGATGTCGCCAAGAAATATGCCTATCGCGTCGATCGCTCGCGCGTTCCGGCCGTCTCCGCCTGGACCAAGGATCTCGCCGCGACGGTCAATCACGATCCCGAGGGCAAGAGGTTGAAATCCGTGTCATGATGCCGGGAAGCGAAATGCTGCAGGGGTTGCGTGCGCAAACACGGCCCCGCGCCAGGCAGGCATTCGTGACGCTCGTCACGAATGCCGATTATGCCATGGGGGCGCTGGCGCTGGCGCGCTCGATCGCTCTTAGCGGCACCAAGGCCGATATCGTCGTGCTGCATACGGAAGGGGTCGGCGAAAACGACCTTGCCCCATTGACGGCACTCGACTGCCGGCTGGTCGAAGTCGAGCACCTTCCCTTGTCGGATGCCTTCAACGAGCGGCATGCGCGCGGCAACCTTCATGCCGCCGCTCCCTTTGCCAAGGGCCGCAAGCCCTCCTTCCACACACCGCTCGACAATTTCTGCAAGCTCCGGCTTTGGCAGCTGATCGAATACGACACCTGCGTCTTCATCGATGCGGATGCGTTGGTGCTGCGCAATGTCGACCGGCTGTTCGACTATCCGGAATTTTCAGCGGCACCGAACGTCTACGAGAGCCTTTCCGATTTCCACCGGCTGAATTCCGGTGTCTTTGTCGCCAAGCCGTCGCTTGCGACTTTTCAGCACATGCTGGAGCGGCTCGACCGCCCCGACGTCTTCTGGCGCCGCACCGATCAGACCTTCCTCGAGGCTTTTTTCCCGGATTGGCACGGACTGCCCGTATTCATGAACATGCTGCAATATATCTGGTTCAGCATGCCCGAGCTCTGGAACTGGAACAGTGTCTCAATCCTGCACTATCAGTATGAAAAGCCCTGGGAGGAAAACCATCCCAAGGCCGAGCAGCTGAGGCCGCTGATCGAGCTATGGCATAGCTTCCATGCCGGCCGGAATATGCCCGATATCGCCACGCTCGCAAATCCGCGAGCCGCGGCATGAAAGTCCTCATATCAGGCGGAACGGGCCTTGTCGGTCGATACATCGCCGAGGAGCTGTTATCGGCCGGGTACAAGGTTGCAATCGGCGGGCGCAACCCACCTTCATCAGGCCTCTTCCCGCTGCCTACCTCCTTCGTGCCCCTGAGCCTCGACCCGGCGGAAAACCAAAGCAGCGCCTTCGACGACGCCTATTTCTTCGTGCACACGGCCTTCAGCCATGTCGCCGGCAAATATCGCGGCGGCGAAGGCGAAGATCCGGACGGTTTTCGCCGCCTCAATCTCGACGGCACGGTCAAGCTGTTCGAGACTGCGAGAAAGGCCGGCATACGGCGTTGCATCTTTCTCTCCTCCCGCGCCGTCTATGGCGATGGGGGTGCTGGAGAGGCGTTGACCGAGGCGACCAAACCAACGCCGACCACGCTCTATGGCGAGGTGAAGCGCGACGCGGAGCACGCACTGTTTTCCTTGTCAGTGCCCGGCTTTGCGACCGTGAGCCTGAGAGCGACGGGCGTCTATGGTGACCTGCGGCCCAATAAATGGGACGAGCTGTTCGACGACTA
Coding sequences within it:
- a CDS encoding NAD-dependent epimerase/dehydratase family protein is translated as MKIAVMGGDGFIGWPTSLHLSDAGHEVHILDNLSRRWIDTELGVQSLTPMDSIQERTRIWHAETGRRIHFNLIDLAKDYELLKKWLAEHRPDAIVHFAEQRAAPYSMKSDRHKNYTVNNNVNATHNLLNALVDLNLDAHLVHLGTMGVYGYSTIGAAIPEGYLPVGIDTTDGRTVSQEILYPANPGSIYHMTKCLDQLLFQFYAKNDGLRITDLHQGIVWGTHTEQTRRHEQLINRFDYDGDYGTVLNRFLIQAAIGYPLTVHGTGGQTRAFIHIQDSVRCIELALKNPPVRGARVEIFNQMTETHRVRDLADMIAKMSGAEVVRLPNPRKEAPENELIVKNDKFLDLGLAPITLQAGLLGEIVDVAKKYAYRVDRSRVPAVSAWTKDLAATVNHDPEGKRLKSVS
- a CDS encoding glycosyltransferase, whose product is MMPGSEMLQGLRAQTRPRARQAFVTLVTNADYAMGALALARSIALSGTKADIVVLHTEGVGENDLAPLTALDCRLVEVEHLPLSDAFNERHARGNLHAAAPFAKGRKPSFHTPLDNFCKLRLWQLIEYDTCVFIDADALVLRNVDRLFDYPEFSAAPNVYESLSDFHRLNSGVFVAKPSLATFQHMLERLDRPDVFWRRTDQTFLEAFFPDWHGLPVFMNMLQYIWFSMPELWNWNSVSILHYQYEKPWEENHPKAEQLRPLIELWHSFHAGRNMPDIATLANPRAAA
- a CDS encoding NAD(P)-dependent oxidoreductase, with the protein product MKVLISGGTGLVGRYIAEELLSAGYKVAIGGRNPPSSGLFPLPTSFVPLSLDPAENQSSAFDDAYFFVHTAFSHVAGKYRGGEGEDPDGFRRLNLDGTVKLFETARKAGIRRCIFLSSRAVYGDGGAGEALTEATKPTPTTLYGEVKRDAEHALFSLSVPGFATVSLRATGVYGDLRPNKWDELFDDYLNGRPVPSRAGAEVHGRDLGRAVRLLLETDTGRIDREVFNLSDILTDTHEILGHLQKATHCPHALPAPAPHGAVNAMDTAKIQALGWQGRGKALLQRTIETLAKAMSSQAGVNASISPRPNRAPPIPCP